Proteins from a genomic interval of Watersipora subatra chromosome 10, tzWatSuba1.1, whole genome shotgun sequence:
- the LOC137406654 gene encoding A disintegrin and metalloproteinase with thrombospondin motifs adt-2-like: MCRQYLVSLGVVLLALECCYGQNWNAWGNWAACTASCGTGTTSRTRECAGPAICTGHTAETGSCHHAVPCEWGEWGPYGSCSTSCGPGVLTRFRNCENGNITSNTCVGSSNSTTPCNVRECPQWAAWGHWSACSVSCGPGAVITRARVCNGNGECAGNSTETGSCSPAFLECPGVWTQWVGLPCSKTCGPGTQIRTRTCPAPGRCNGDSQDAILCNEQVCPGTGDAGQWSEWSTWSACSETCGRRGRVSRVRTCNSETCVGDTVEEARCGRQPRCRRRRRRRNCRRGRRCRNRAQA, encoded by the exons ATGTGTCGCCAGTACCTAGTTTCCTTGG GAGTTGTCCTACTCGCCCTAGAATGCTGCTATGGACAAA ACTGGAATGCTTGGGGTAACTGGGCAGCCTGCACAGCATCCTGTGGAACTGGAACCACTAGCAGAACTAGGGAATGCGCTGGACCCGCTATTTGCACTGGTCACACAGCTGAAACTGGAAGCTGTCATCATGCT GTGCCTTGTGAATGGGGTGAATGGGGTCCATACGGCTCTTGCTCTACTTCCTGCGGTCCTGGAGTGCTCACGAGATTTCGTAACTGTGAAAATGGAAACATAACAAGTAATACCTGCGTGGGCTCATCCAATTCTACGACGCCGTGTAACGTACGG GAATGCCCCCAATGGGCTGCTTGGGGTCACTGGAGCGCTTGCTCGGTGTCTTGTGGCCCTGGTGCTGTTATAACTCGGGCCAGAGTATGCAATGGTAATGGAGAGTGTGCGGGAAACTCAACAGAAACTGGATCTTGCAGTCCAGCTTTCCTT GAATGTCCTGGGGTGTGGACTCAATGGGTTGGCCTACCTTGTTCGAAAACCTGCGGACCAGGAACACAGATCAGAACCAGAACTTGCCCAGCACCAGGCAGATGTAACGGAGACTCCCAAGATGCCATTCTCTGTAATGAGCAG GTTTGCCCAGGAACAGGTGATGCCGGTCAGTGGAGCGAGTGGAGCACCTGGAGTGCATGTTCTGAGACCTGTGGCAGGAGAGGCAGAGTGAGCCGTGTCAGGACCTGTAATTCTGAAACATGTGTTGGTGACACAGTGGAAGAAGCAAGATGTGGCAGGCAACCA AGATGTCGGCGCAGACGTAGACGACGGAACTGTCGAAGAGGTCGTAGATGCCGAAATAGAGCGCAGGCATGA
- the LOC137407321 gene encoding H/ACA ribonucleoprotein complex subunit DKC1-like: MGKDKKSKKIKDEPVDVKDIGELQRSEDFVIGPSNEAKQMNTADWPLLLKNFDKLNIRTGHYVPCASGWSPLKRPIGEYVKIGYINLDKPSNPSSHEVVSWIKRILRVEKTGHSGTLDPKVTGCLIVCIARATRLVKSQQNAGKEYVCIFKLHNAVEDERQVAQKLETLTGALFQRPPLISAVKRQLRVRTVYESKLLEYDSEKNMGVYWVSCEAGTYIRTMCVHLGLLLGTGGVMEELRRVRSGHVTEKHNLSTMHDVMDAQWLFDHHKDESYLRRVIQPVEGLLTTHKRVVMKDSAVNAICYGAKVMLPGVLRFEDGIENNEQIVLITTKGEAIAIAIALMTSAVMSSCDHGIVAKLKRVVMERDTYPRQWGLGPKASLKKKMIKEGLLDKYGKVNEKTPADWVNSYIDYKAQSSKANGVGDAPITTSTEYKPATVKRPAAASSSDSSSEEEPEVTPPPKIKKEKKKAKEVKEKPSKKSKKKAKKESSEESSDSSDSD, translated from the exons ATGGGAAAAG ATAAAAAGTCAAAGAAGATCAAGGATGAGCCAGTCGATGTAAAGGACATTGGT GAATTACAACGATCAGAGGATTTTGTGATCGGGCCATCAAATGAAGCTAAACAGATGAACACAGCTGACTGGCCACTTTTGCTAAAGAATTTTGATAAATTGAACATTCGTACCGGTCATTACGTGCCATGCGCAAGCGGTTGGTCACCTCTGAAACGACCGATCGGGGAATACGTTAAGATTGGTTATATAAACCTTGATAAGCCTTCAAACCCTTCTTCTCATGAGGTTGTCTCCTGGATCAAGCGCATACTGAGAGTAGAAAAAACAG GTCACAGCGGAACCCTTGATCCAAAAGTTACTGGTTGTTTGATCGTGTGCATCGCTCGAGCTACCAGGCTTGTCAAGTCTCAACAGAATGCTGGAAAAGAGTATGTCTGCATTTTTAAGCTGCATAATGCGGTTGAAGATGAGAGGCAGGTGGCTCAAAAACTCGAAACTCTCACTG GTGCACTCTTCCAGAGACCTCCATTGATATCAGCTGTCAAACGGCAACTAAGAGTAAGGACTGTGTATGAGAGCAAACTTCTCGAGTACGACAGCGAGAAGAACATGG GTGTATATTGGGTGAGCTGTGAGGCaggtacatacatacgtacgatGTGCGTGCATCTCGGGCTACTGCTTGGTACAGGCGGTGTCATGGAGGAATTGAGACGAGTCAGATCTGGTCATGTCACTGAGAAG CACAATCTCTCTACGATGCATGATGTTATGGATGCTCAGTGGCTATTTGATCATCACAAGGATGAGTCATACCTTCGTAGAGTCATACAACCAGTTGAAGGTCTGCTCACCACCCATAAAAGGGTGGTCATGAAGGACAGTGCT GTGAATGCGATCTGCTATGGGGCTAAGGTTATGCTGCCCGGTGTACTGAGGTTTGAGGATGGAATAGAGAACAACGAGCAAATTGTACTTATTACTACAAAAGGAGAAGCTATCGCTATAG CCATTGCTCTGATGACATCCGCGGTCATGTCCTCGTGTGACCATGGCATCGTTGCCAAGCTAAAAAGAGTTGTGATGGAGCGAGACACATATCCGAGGCAATGGGGTCTCGGTCCAAAGGCTTCCCttaaaaagaaaatgataaAAGAGGGTCTGCTAGACAAGTATGGAAAGGTGAATGAGAAGACACCTGCAGATTGGGTCAACTCATACATCGACTACAA GGCTCAATCTTCCAAAGCCAATGGAGTTGGAGATGCCCCAATAACCACATCAACAGAGTATAAGCCAGCAACTGTCAAAAGACCGGCTGCAGCTTCCAGCAGTGACAGTAGCTCTGAGGAGGAGCCTGAAGTGACTCCGCCTCCCAAGATTAAAAAAGAGAAGAAAAAG GCAAAAGAGGTGAAGGAAAAGCCTTCCAAAAAGTCTAAAAAGAAAGCTAAGAAGGAGTCAAGCGAAGAGAGCAGCGACAGCAGCGATAGCGATTAA